The window GGAGAAATAATTTTTCCTTCCAATCAACGAATAACTTTTATTGGTTATGCCAACGGTAATAGAATTTTTGGAACAGCTGTAAAAGGTTCTAGTTTTTTGTGTTCACGAACTGACGAAATAATTATGGCAGAAGAAAAAGAAACTTTGAGTGATAAACAATTAATTTATAGATATGAGCGTTTACAAATGTCAATGTTTCGTAGCAATCGGATTAAAGTTTCTGACAAACCCATAAAAGAACTTTCTTGAACCTTTGTTGATAAAATGACAGGACAACAAGAAACGCGCTACTTATGAAAAAGTTTTTTTGTCGCCTTCACTTGCAACCCCTATGATAAATATCACCCATTTTATGAAAAATACTGTACGCCATTTTTACCATTAAACGACAAGATAATGAATTTATTAAAAGAAACTGGTAAAGTTTGATACGAAAATGAAAAAGAATTTGAGGGTTTAGGAATTTTTGTTTTAAGACTAACATTAGACTCCACTTGAAATAAATTACCAGAAATTTCAAGAAAAAAAGTAAACCAACTTAAAAAAGATAACCCCGATGAATATGCTATTGTAAAATATGGTTTTGAGTACTCAGACAGTGATAGTACTATCTTTCCGTTTCGAAAACATTTAAAATATACACAAAAATATGATTTAAAAGATTTTTATGTTGCCACTATTGATATGTATAAATTTGATTTTTATAGTATCGGGATTGATTGAGCAACTGGACCAATCGATCATACTGTGCTAAAGTTTTGGGGATTTCAAGAATATAAAAAAACTGAACTTTACGATTCATATTTAATATGTGAGATTGTTGTAACACCTGAAGATAATTTTTCTGAAAATGAAAAAATTAGTTATCTTGTAGAAGAAATCATGACTTTAAGAGCAAATTTTTATAATTTTGCTGATGTTATTTTTAATTATGATGATAAGGCAAAAACCGCTATGGAATGAATTAAAACAAAATTAATCGAAGATTATAGTTTTAACATTCGTACCAGCACAGCCATTAAGCACACAACACCATTAACCAAAGAAGCTGGTTTAACAGACCGCGTTATTTGAATGCGTAAATTTGTTTGGATTTGGTAATTGTCATATAAATTTACAGAATAATCCTTTTACTGCCAAATGCTACGAGGAATTAAGATATGATGAAAAACGCACTAATGTTCCTGACCCAAAAATGTATCTTGATCCTTATGATGCAGATTTTTATGCGTTATATGCTGTAAGACAGTTTATTCGTGGAAAAAATACTAATTAATTATTATATCCCGATCACTTGGCAAACTAATATCAAGTCCGTTTCTTGCTTTTATTCAATATTCAGATTTATGTGCTTCTGCTACAAGAAGCATAGCTGACAATTTTGAATAATCAATTAAAGCTTCATCAATTAATTTACAAACAGTTTCATTTTTTAAATCAGGAATTATTTTTTTAGATGTTTTTATTTCAACAATTTTATTATCTCTAAACTTTATTTCTGAAGACGGAAAATAATTAAAAAATAAACCGTAATCTCTTGTATGATAATAAATTTCTCTTAAAACTGGACCATATACTCATGCTTCAAATTTTTCATCAAACAACAATAAACCAGTTTTTTTGTAAAAATATATGTAAGAAAAATACATCAATTTTTGTAATTTAATAGAACTATTAATATTATATTTTTTAGTTATATACTTTGCTATTGAAAAAATATTTTGTTTACCTAATTTCATTTCAACCACCTTCAATCGTTTATATTTTACCATCTGAAATCATTTTATCAATTTGCTTTTCTATTTCTATTAAAAAATCAGGACTATCTAAAAATATTGTACTCCTTTGACGAAAATTAAATTTTTTGCTTTTATATTTACAACAATCCCCTCCTGTACATGTATAAGCGTGCTCATCTGAAAATTTATTATCACTTATTATTATAATTTTATCTTTACCTAATCTTAGAGGTTAAATACCCTAATTCATAAATAACATTTATATTATTATAACTTGTATTTACAATTGCTAAATCTGCTTGATCCATTTCTTCTTCCAGTTGATTATCTTTTAAACCCGAATAAGGTTCTTCATCAATTCTTATTGTTCTTATTCTTTTCTTGTTAAACAAATACTTTTTTATAGAAAAGTAAATTTCATTATTACTTTCAATATATTCCATTGCAAAAAAACATTTTTTATTACTTAATAATGAAATAATTTGTTCAAAAATTTTTTGTATATTTTTATTATTTTTTGAAGTTATTTCCACCTTTCTACCTTTTTTGCCAGAATGCAATTTAATATATGCGTCTTCATGTGGCAAGTAAATTTGTTTTAAATATTCTCCGAAATTCTCTACATTATAATCTTTAAAATGTTCTAGTAAAAAAATATGTTCTATTTCTGTACAAATAATAGTCACATAAATCTCCTTTATTTTATTTAGCAACATTTAAAAAGTTATTATTTTAGAGTACCGACTTTTTGAATCTTTTTTGTTTTTTAACATCTACCGTTAAATCAATTCTAAACTTAAAATAAATGGGCCCTACGGCCACCCTTTTCAGGACATAAGTATTTCAACTTATGAACTCTTTACAGTCATGACTATAAGTTATTTTCATTATAACTTTTTTTATGTTTAAAAGCAAGATTGAGTGAGTCTGGGAGGGTTGACTTTCACAAAATCTGCGTGTATAATCTAGTTGTTTATTAAATTAAAAAAATTACGGAAGTTCTTTCAATAAAGTCAGGGTCCCCAAGGTCCTGCTAAACGCGGACCCCTAACAGGTTGAAAAGCGGTGCCGAGATTTTTTGTAAGCTTAATAAAATTCTAGTATATTGACGCTTCGTTTGTGGAAGCAACCCGACCAGCCTACATTAAATTTCAAAAACAAAACAAAGAGACCCAAAAAAGGTCTCTTTTTAGTCCCGATTAATTAAATTTATTTTTGGAGGAGTTAATTAAATGCAAGAACAAAAAAATAAAGGAAAAATAAAAATATGGGGGGGGGTTATTTGTGATTATAGGAATAGTAATATCAATAATTTTAGGAAGCATTGCACTATATAGAATAGATAATTGATCTACAGTAAATTCAGGAGATGGAAAAATTAGACCAAAAAGTTAAAAGAAGTTAATCTAAACAGATTAACTTCTTTTAACTTTTTTATTATCTTTAAATTTCTATTAATGAATATGAACTAGATTTTTCGTTAAACAAATTAATTTGTTGAATATTTATTAATTCATAAGTTGTTTCTATTTCAAAATCATATTGTCCATTTCCAAAAATAGCACTAATTTCTAAACACTTAAATTTTTCCACTTCATTTTCTAAAATAAACTGACATTTATTAGTAACATCAAATTTATTTATTTCTTTTACTCACTCAAAATTACTTAATAATTCTTCTAAACCGTTACCATATACAATCATAGTTTTATTCAATTTTTGTTCTTTAACTATACAATTAACAAAATTTTTACCATAATTTCCATCCGCTAATTTTATATCTTTTGGCAGTAAACTTGGAATATCATTAGCTTCTAAATTATTAACAAGTGACAGTCAATTAAACTGATTATCACTTAACTTTAATAATTTATTTTGTGAAATATCTTTATTTTTCAATTTTATATTACCAACTTCAAAATTAAAATATTCTGATTTTAACTTTACTTCAACATCCTTAAATTTATATTCCCCATCTTCTAAAATTGGTTCTGAAATTAATTCAAAATAATAAGGTAATAAAACTTTATAATCATCATTTAAACCTGTATTTATTGATAAATCTGAAAAAATATATTCGGACAACATCATGACTATTTGTTTAAATATTTTAACAGAAGGATGATTTACTAATTTAGGATTTTCAAATTTTCAGTCCTCAAATAAGTTTGTAATAACTGTTTCTGGTTTTTGGCCTACAAACTTTTCTTCTTTTATTTTAGCCACAGCATTTTTAGGTTGCCCAACATATGGTTTATCATCTTTTTCAGTATAATATTCTGCATATTTAAAATTGGTTCTATAATATATATGTATAATTTAACATATCTAATAATACTTTTTGTAAGCTATCAATTTTAAAAATTTCTTTAAATTCTAATTCC is drawn from Spiroplasma endosymbiont of Clivina fossor and contains these coding sequences:
- a CDS encoding Panacea domain-containing protein gives rise to the protein MKLGKQNIFSIAKYITKKYNINSSIKLQKLMYFSYIYFYKKTGLLLFDEKFEAWVYGPVLREIYYHTRDYGLFFNYFPSSEIKFRDNKIVEIKTSKKIIPDLKNETVCKLIDEALIDYSKLSAMLLVAEAHKSEYWIKARNGLDISLPSDRDIIIN